In Bos indicus x Bos taurus breed Angus x Brahman F1 hybrid chromosome 4, Bos_hybrid_MaternalHap_v2.0, whole genome shotgun sequence, the sequence ctATGTCAGGGATGCATAATGGTTAATAATAGCTTGTGGTGATATGTTTTTAACAATAGTTGCTTATTCATTGGTCTTTGACTACAAAGGATTAGTAGGGTATACTTTCCCATATGGGCAAAAGCAACTTCTCATGGTAGGCAGCAGGAATACAGGGGTTCTGTTTTTTAGTTTCCACTTTGGGAACAGTAGCAGCCACGCACTTGAGGCCAGCTACTACCTCCAGGAGGTACGACCAtatcccctgccccacccctccccatccacATCAAGATACGCACAcaacacacacttacacacatcaAGGCTACATTCATCATGACTGGAAATAAGCTCTTAGGTGCTTTATACATATCGTATCATCTCATGtctgttttaataaataaataaccactgccgctggagaaggaaatggcaacccactccagtattcttgcctgggaaatccacggacagaggagcttggtgggctacagccgataaggtcacaaaagagtcagacatgacagcaatcACCACCACACATCATACAGGATATGTGCCTTCAGGGAGGTCAGAAAGTAAGGTCACTACTTattccattttttgtttctttattcctttctaGTGTATCTAACAGAAACTAAGATTTGGCATAATATCTAtatctaaataataaaaaatatgctTAAAGAGCTATTGAATTCTATTtgaagtttaaaacattttaaaatgtctttgaaaaTGCTGGCATTCAGAGTCCTGTACTAAAAATTTTGAATGGATTATTTCTCGAGTTAATAAATCATTTTATACACTTGGTAGTCAAGGTTTTTATAACTGCTGCttgagagatttttttgttttttaagcattAAAGTTTGTAGCTCTTATCATCAAGTACTTTGCAATTTACCTATGAAAAGGGAAGCAGAAAATCTCACTGTGTGAGATACggatatattttttgtttttctttctataacAGATAAGGatctaaggctcagagaggttaaattactttagcaattttttttcaatatagtaTCTTCTCCCAGAGTCATTAACACATATATCTGATTAATAAAccaaaaaagtggaaaataatagGCTACATTACATTTTGGATACTCTGTTGGGTATGAAGGGCTGATCAGCTATTATAAAGTTACAGTAAGTAACttacagaagaaagaaattgattttcttttatgtgaCAGTCCAAAGACAAGCAAATGGCCTAGAGTTATTAGATGACTGTATTTCATGTGGTCATTCTGAGACAAAGGCTGATGAAGCAACACAGCTATCTTCAACGTATCATCTTGGTCCAAGACTAGAACTCCAGTTGTTGCCATTTCCCAGCAAGAAGGGGTAGAAAGAAAATTTACCTAGACATTTTTACTCTATTTTACCCAGTATTGCATACACCTTGTACTTTAATGTCTCATTAACCTGAACTCAGACAAACAGCCACCTTTATCAGCAAGAgagacttctctgatggctcaatcggtaaaatatctgcctgtaatgcaggagaattgggtttgattccttggtcaggaagatcccctggagaagggaatggtaacctactccagtatccttgcctgggaaatcccacggacagaggagcctggcaggctacaatccctggggtcacataGGGTCCAATTCGAACGAGGAAGCACACACATGTTGCCATGTACCAGTAGCTGAACAGGAATAAGGGAAGTATGGATCCTGGGGAGGGGTTAGCCATCTCTGACACAGAGAATTGCTAAAAAAATAAGAAGGGATCAAAATCAGATGTGCTAAGTTACAAGACTTTCTAGAGAAAGATGGTTTGAAAGAGGTTTGAAAGAAAAGTACAACATATGAATTGATAAAGATCTTGGTGAAAGgcatggaagaaaacattttaaggaaaaagcCAATGTATAGAATCGACCACAGCTGGATTTACAAAGTCAAGTGTTCTCAAAAAGGAATCAAGGAATGGTTCTGACAGAGAAATTTCATTAAATGTTAGGTTGTATTTGTTTCTATGTACTTTTAAGTGAGAACAAAAGTCTTGAATCCCAGCTTCCCAGTTTGTGATCTTAACCTTTCAAAGGCTCAATATTCTCTACTCTAAAATAAGAGATAATATTATCACTTCTTAGAGTTAGGAAAATTATATGAATTAACATGTGTAAAGTACTTATAAGGAGCCTGGTACTTGGTGAACACAATATATGTTGATAGTTATAACTGTTACTACCAATGCTACTACTGTTTCTGTTATTGAATCAGAGGAGGAAAAACATCTCCAGCTTTGACTACTTTTACAATAATCATACTGAAAGGGTGTTATGAGATGATAAAGGCCTACTGTTGTATTGGCTACAGAAGGGAAGATGGGGGAGTAGATCTGGAAAATATTCTAAAGAAGCTACAGATATGACTTTTCCCCCTTGAAATTAGGCAACAGGATGAAACAGAAGTTGCAATGGGTCGAAGTgaacatatcttttaaaaacgCTGCTCTCTTCTTGATTATTGAAAGAATATGTTTtgtagaaatttttaaaacaaagaaaagtttaaagaGTAAAAGGAAAATCACTCAACCCAAAATCCCACCACCCAAAAAAACATGGTTAGTTTTTTTTGTACATATCTTTTCTTTGCTATGTGTGTAGGCATGTACACATTGAAATtgtcttaaataatttttcaagaacaacaaattttaattaattgagcTCCTACGAAATGGATCTAGAAAGCAGCACTTGGGCTAGAAttctgtgtgcacatgtgtgttcctatgtttgtgtttttgtgtgtatatgtggtaaAGGGTTCCTTGGTCTTTGCTCTTTACCAGTTGAGAAGCACCATGGAACTTTTGGTGGTTATCACAGACCCAGTTTTGAATCTGCTGAAAGCATAGAACCTTTTTCACAGAAGATAGCTGTACATGTACAGGACATTTTGCATTGCAGAATTTCAGAGGGCTCATAGAGTCTTTAAAACCCATTTGTGGCTCCACAGACCCAAGGTTAAGAACTCCTCCAGCACACTGTGCTTAGACATAGCTCTCCACTTTCTGAGACAATAAGCATATGGGTCATCTTTATGAAGTGAAgttcttgactttttctttttttttgcttttctccacTGTGATGGAACAAGCAACACTAGAGGCAGTGCAGCTAAATGCAAACTCAGGAAGCAAAACCCAAATAGCTGGATAGGTGCTGTTTGTTTTTGACAACCTAGAAATAGTCTTGGAGACATACTCTGGAGAGGGCTTAAAGGGGAAGACTGAATTTTGTGGACTCAAAGAATGCGTCATGATTTGCCTTAATCTaagccatttttcttcttttctgtgtttGGGTCTattatctgtccatggaatttacacAGTGAGACCACTGGGAAGGTCTTATGTCTAATTATTTGCTGTGCTGTGTGGAGTGTACTGCAGACAATCAATAAACAATCAATAGTAATTGTAGTCTGTCTCAGAGACTGCGTTGAAGCTTCAACTGGCTTTAGGTGCAtggtatttttcattaattttcttttgccagttttttttttttaatctaaaaccTAAATTTAAAGATTAAACAGAAAGCTCTTTGCTTATGAGATCGAACAgacattgttttttaaagaggGACTATATAATCCCAGGTGTTTTATCTCTGGTAATGAGAGAAATGTCTGTGCTTGCTTCAGACTGAATGAGCCGAGAAAGGGACAAGATATTTGCATGGTTAAATGATGATGAGTCCTTCATTCTGAAAGTAATAGTCCCCTGATGGCAATTACTTTTGTATAGACATCTGGCTGTTTATCATAAGAGTAGGCAGATGTCAACTTTTTTGGTCTCATAGCTAGAAATGTAGTGATTACTTGACTTTGAtttgaataaacataaaatatctaACATTTGAAGTCAGAAGTTCACTGCAGGAAAAGATTTGGACTGACGTTTATTAAAGCGAGtggttccttggaagaaaaaatcaGAACCGTGCTGAAAGATAGACACTGATAAAGTAAACAAAGCTCTACCTAACAAATCACAGAATTTGAACATGACATCTATCTATTTCTTGAACTTAACAGAAGCCGGCGCTGAAGATATTGACATACTTCCCAACGGTCTGGCTTTCTTTAGTGTGGTGAGTATCTTCCTTCTCCGTCTCAGtggaagaaatacaagaaagTTTGATGAGGCCTGCAAAGCAGTCACTTGTTTTTAAAGTTCCtcactttcaaaattatattctGAAAACAAAAGACAGGTCAAACAGGATCTTGGAAATTTACCTCCCGCTTCTCTAAATATAGGGATGAAAACGTCTTTGCCCCTTGACTTATTACTCTTTATGTCCCCACTGCCTTGCACTAAAATATTCCAGTGCAATCTGTGTTTGTTATTAAAAATGATATCTGGAGCATGACTGTGGACATTGATAATACATTATGCTATTTTAAATGCAGCATATACCTTTCTTTCCATTCAACATTCAATTTAAAGCTAGCATTcttgctgttatttatttttgaacaatATATTAACTCCCAAAGAAAAAGccagtgctttttctttcttttcactgctGAAAGGTCTATATCATCACTGGAAAGTCATTGACTGAGTTTACCCTTCACTTTTGCCTTAATTTTTATAACCTGAAAAGTAACAATCTTTTCAGGCATGTATTTTAAAGACTTTCAAATGGATTGGCCAGAGTGATGCTAGGTTATACCAATATGCATTCTAATTGGAAAACCGTATGTGTGGGCCAAAGAGGAAGttctgcctctctctcctccctagaATGGGCCAACGTGATGGACCTCAGCATCTTCATGGGTTCCAtttttcttgagaaagaagaatccaactttgggacttccctggtggtctagtggctaagactccttgctcccaatgcagggggcccggctTTGATCCCGGGAACTAGATCTTcgtaccacaactaagagtttgcaggctgcaactaagatccagtgcatccaaataaataaatatcttttaaataaagaaaaacgtATCCAACTTTGAAGGCAGCCTGTAGGTATTCTGTTCCCTCTCAGCAGCCATTATTTTCAGACTCTGAGACTCAGGGAAAGATGTGAAAAACTTGGAGATGCTTAGAAGACAGTAGCGACACTAACAAAATAGCTGTCAGACTTATGAGAAAGGTGAGAGAACGCAGCTTAGATGAGAATGAGGGTTAGAGCACTCTTCGGGTTCTTGATGGTTCTTATGTGAAAGCCTGTGAGCAGCTGCTTGTTTAccatggaggaagaaaagaaatactgtaaGTTTTGGCAGAAGCTtggatatttatattaaattttcaaactacaactttaaaagaaaaattgtagtTAATTACCACTCACAATGAGTAAAATGATGTTTCTGGGAGGACTCTGGGTTTGTGTAGAAGCATGTGCTTGCACATGTGGCTTACAGTCTTAGGGAAAAGCGCTGAAATTCCTCGTCAGCATTGTACATAACCAAAGACACAAATATCTAGAGTAAAGGAGAAAGCAGTTGCttgtcccccccccccttttttttccccaaagaagctGTTCTTGGGTAATCCAGAAGTCATCTATTTCAAGATTTTATACccataaaaataaatctgaattagGAGAAGCAAGGTCTTCAAATACGTAAATCGACAGCCATTTTTAGTTGAGAAATCTAATATAGTCACAATGATCTTGTAGTCAAGTCAACAGAATTTCTTCTGCATGATTTTCTTTTATCCTTCCTTGGTTATATGACTTTTTACTGATTTAAAAtgatttactttcattttactgattttaaaaatttactcagCATTGTCTCTAATATTTCCTAGTATGTTGCTCCTTTCTAAATGAATAACTCCTACATCATGGCATTTGTTTATTCTTCCAAGCACTGTAGCCCATTAACCCATCCCATTCAACAATTAGGGGCAACCTCAAAACTAACACCACATTTAATGAGGACTTGGATGACATAGAATAGAATAGAGATTTAAATGACAGTGTAAATGTACTTGAAActgctgaactgtacacttaaaaatagtgataatggtaaattttatgttatgtatattttatcacaagtggaaataaaattttaaaaagagataaaaacagGTTTAAATGATATCTTAAATTAAGATAATTATGGAGtgttactggggcttccctggtagctcaactggtagaatctacctgcaatgcaggagaccttggctaaattcctgggttgaaaagatcccctgaagaagggttAGGCTACTCTTTCCagtattactgggcttccctggtggctcagagggtaaagaatccgcctgcaatgcgggagacctgggttccttccctgggttgggaagatcctctggaagagggtgtggcaacccactccagtattcttgcctggagaatccccgtggacagaagagactggcaggctacagtctatagggtcacaaagacttggacatgactgggcaactaagcgCACATGAAGAGTTATTACATCCCTGGCAGAGCTTCCTGCGCATCGACACTCTATTGTTTATGGTACGTTGATAAAGAAGAGAGATTAttaaccactgaactgtcagTGCCGTGAAACAATGGCATAATCCAGTTTATTCTGTTTGCTGGATCTTGAAGTTGTATTATTtgatagatattttttaattggagaaaatgTGTATTAAATACAATTTAAGCATAAAGTAAGGTTTGGGGGTAGGTTtttggacttcgctggtggctcagatggtaaaacatctgccaacaatgcagaagacccaggtttgatacatgggttgggaggatcctctggagaaggaaatggcaccccactccagtactcttgcctggaaaatcccatggatggaggagcacggtaggctgcagtccatggggtcgcaaagtgttgaaACTTGGaaagatattcttttaaatttgcataaagtatgactttaaaattttaaaagagaaaagacctCAATTATTTCAGTGAGTGCTGAACAagcattaaataaaattcaattctCATTCCTGATTaaaccctcaaaaaaaaaaaaaactagaagtagAAGGAAACTTCCCagaaacctacagcaaacatcattcttaGTGGTGAAACATTCACTGCCTTCCCATTAacgtttagaaaaggaagaaactgcCCTAAAATGCTGTAACCATCAGTAATCTACTAATGTTTTTAATAAcccaagaaaacaagaaaaagaaatacgaTGTAGGAAGAAGGACAAAACTGCCATTAACTTCAAGCGTGATTACTTGTTTTTCTAAACAGTCCAGGAGATTAAACTGACAGACTCTTAGACCTAATAGGAAGTTCAGTGAAATGGTTGGATTCAAAACGAACATATAAAACTCAATGACTTTCCCATGCGCTAGGAAAAACCAAATCGAAATGTAGTAGCAGTAATACTACTACTACAGCTACTATTAATAAGATTTCATTTGAATAGCAACTTGATTTCTgaaatttatacataaaaataaatgagcagatATATTTAAGATTGTTTTGTAAAGGTAAAGCAATGTGGTGTGGGataaatatatagtatgtataaatacatatatagtatatactaatatatatgtaatgaatAAAGCTGTAGTAATTAAAAAGTTGCATATTAGCACAGAAATAGGGCACAAGTCCCCAAATAGACCAATATGTAAACAAGGATCTAGTACATGATAAAAGCAACATTTAGAATCAGTGGGGAAAGGACAGCCTGAGTACCTGCCATGCACTGACAAAGTTCCAACGGGGAGAGGATGGATATGTGTCAGAGAGCAGTTTATTCCCTCCCTCAACTCTGAGTTATCTCATGTCCACCAACCTTCTGGTTACCCTCTGAGGAGACTAAACCCCTCATCTCTGTCTCAACTCAGAAatatcagtccatggggtggctagagtcagacacaactgagtgacttcactttcactcattggagaaggaaatggaaacccactccagtgttcttgcctggagactcccagggatgggggagcctggtgggctgccgtctatggggtcgcacagagtcggacacgactgaagcgacttagcagcagcagcagcagcaactataaaTAAGTGATACTTTGGCTAAAGGTGCTGGCATAAAGCtagaaacacaaagaaagcagagatgaaacaataagaaaataataattgggGGGTGGAAGGCTGAAAGCCAAACAGTATAGTTGCTACTTTAGTCCATAAAAATACTTAAgcctttatatttaacttttgctCTGTTTTCAAAAGGGTCTAAAATGTCCAGGCCTCCACAGTTTTGCACCAGATAAGCCTGGAGGAATACTAATGATGGATCTAAATGAAGAAAACCCAAGGGCACTGGAATTAAGAGTCAGCCGTGGATTTAATTTGGCTTCATTTAATCCACATGGTATCAGCACTTTCATAGACAGTGGTAAGAACTGATGAGCtaccaacattaaaaaaaaaaacaaaaacaatggttTGCAAATAACTGGAAAATAGATTTGGATCATATCTGTATAAGAGAACAATTAACTCATGAATTGTTTCTATATCCTTCATACAAATAAGTCCAACATTCCCTCTTCAGCTGGCAGTAAGTTATACtacattttgaaatttctaaTAGTTATTAATTATACCTGAAAGAATGTTTAGATTTCATAACCTTTTCATATATCTATTTTCATTGCATTGAAAAAGAGCTATATTTCTAAGTTAAACTATAAACAGATTATCCATGGATTCTGTATATGGAGTGAGAAACACTCTTTCTTAAAGGTCAGGAGACCAATGATCAGAAATAAGACTAGACAGACAGTGATGGGAAAGATAGGGAAGAAGAATGATCTGTTAGGTCCTCTAACAGCTTATACATTCAGCCTTTCCTTGCCTGTGGTATTTAAATGTCAGTGTCTACCCAGAGGTCCTGTGGTTATATCTTGTAAATGAACTCTGTTCTCTCATTTTTTAGATGACACCGTTTATCTCTTTGTTGTAAACCACCCAGAATTCAAGAATAcagtagaaatttttaaatttgaagaggaagaaaattctCTTTTGCATCTAAAAACAATCAAACATGAGCTTCTTCCAAGGTAATTAGTCCTTTTGTTCATTCTCAGATTTATTGCTGCCTTTTTCAGATATTCCATATCATGGTCCTTTCATCTTTTGTAAGAgttgaaatacatacatacatacatacacacacacacataaacaaatacatatatttatatgtatatgtgtatgtatagtttCCTTGCAACTTtacttttcattaatatttacaTGAATGTAAAATTTTGAATGAAACCAGTATTTTAGCCATGGCAAAATTACATTATCCAAACTCAAGTCAGTATTGAAGTGATTAAATTGTACACAGATTTTTAACCCCCAAGAAAGAGCAAATGCACATCCTTTCAAACTGGGAAATATAACAGGTTCATGAGACTTTTTTAGGTCCCAGAAAAACTTGCTCAGAATTTCTACCATGACAACCACTAACTgaatttatattcatataatcTACTAAATAAAAGACGCAGGAATTGTATGGTTTCAGAGTTTTCTGTTTTAGTCTATACTGTAGAGATTAATTGTCCCTTAATTtgaagaatgggcttccctggtggctcagcggcaaagaatttgcctgagatgcaggagacgctggttccatccctgtgtcaggaagatcctctgaagggaatgccaacccactccactattctcacctgggaaatcccacggacagagcctggcaggctacagcccatgaggtcgcaagagccagccgtgactgagcgactaaacagcagtaGTTTCCTTGCAGAGCAGGGAAAGTTGACGTCAGTGTTCTATGCAGACTCGCTTGAGAAATGAGGAAATGCTGGCCCACAGGGGATTTGCTTTTCAGAGCCGTCTGGAGAGTAGAAGACAAACCTCACCATTGTTCCTTCTGTCACCTTCCATTTCAGATGACTCAtcacacaaataataataatacctgtcCTGCCAAGGAAGAGTAGCCTGCTTTATATGGAGTTTGTATGCTTAGTATGGAACTAACATGAAATGTTTTCACAAGGTAGCCATGGGCTCCTGGCCCTACAGAATTGGAAGTGCATCACTACTTCAAGAACACAGCTGgttgatgaatatttttaatgtctaCTTCTCTGTCTAGAACTTAAGTGTGTCGCTGCCAACAGTTCTTCCAAAAATTCACTTCCTAAGAAATAGGAGCTTAAGTGCCCTCCAGGCAGCCTTTGCTTTAGGGAGCTCTTTCAGAAAGAGGGGACCCACCTTCCCTGTagctctgttttttctttaacaaaggGGAAAGCCGCTTTTTCAGAAATTTTTGCATAGGGTAATtggaatttaaatttaataacaCCCTTACCTaactggttttaaaaatgtaattgtttTCAGCATATAAATCTCTCACCTGAAGCACCGCACTATGGCAATTTCATCATCCGTCTATCTGGaagtgtttattgagtgcctgttcATTCTCGGCAGGTCGGCTTTGCGAGTCAGGTAGAAATTGAACAGTCAACCTTAGTTTGACTAATAACTAAGCAAAGGAACTCAAGAAAATCCAGCAGCTGAGAAAATGGAAGCTAGGTAAATGCTATTGACAGCCCAGCCAGCTCACCAGCCCGTGAGGCTCCATCAAGCTTGTACTGTGGATAGCTGTGCCCTTCCACAGTGTTCTTAAACCTTACATTTCttgctgtcaaaaaaaaaacacactctgTTGGCACAAAGTTCTTTATTCTTTGATAATAATCCTGCCATAATTGCTAAATGATCTGTCTTCAGATTACTTGGTACCATACAAAATTGTTCTCCTGCAAATGATATTATAGTAGGTTACATATGACTATACCCATGTGATCTTAGCTGAGCTTTTCCTAGGGAACCTCTTACCAAAAGTTTAAGGCACATATTGTGTAAACCTTCTGGATACTTAATCTTTAATATGGAGACCAActggcttttcattttctctcacatgttatttttctcttccagtgTGAATGATATCATAGCTGTTGGACCAGAACATTTCTATGCTACCAATGACCACTATTTCTCTGATCCTTTCTTAAAGTATTTGGAAACATACTTGAACTTACACTGGACAAATGTTGTTTACTACAGTCCAAATGAAGTTAAAGTGGTAGCAGAAGGATTCGATTCAGCAAATGGGATCAATATTTCACCTGATAAAAAGTATGAGCTCTTATAgaagtattttcatttctctttagccGTGGTGCTGGGTGAAATTCtttactttgctcttttttttttttaaggcagaaatAGCTTACCTGTTATTTTTGGTCTATGATAAATATATGTGATAACTATTACTATAATACtataatattataatacatatatgtaatatattattgGCCTTCCAaggttactgggcttcccaggtggcacagtggtaaagaacccacctgtcaatgcaggagacacaagagatgcaggcttgatctctgggtcaggaagatcctctggagtaggaaatggcaaaccactccagtattcttgcctgaaaaatttcatggacagaggagcctggcaggctatagtctggggttgcaaagagctggacatgactgagcacaaaggagagcttataatttattattaaatatatatatatatataatgttttatataaacatatgtactatatatttatatataatatataaatatatatttatatacagtatTTAAATTTGGTCTATatcattatgggcttccccattggctcagtggtaaagaatatgcctcccaagcaagagacatgggtttgatcctggggttgggaagatcctttggagaaggaaatggcaacccactccaatattcttgccagggaaatcccatggacagaggggcctggtgggctatagtccatggggtggcaaaaaagaGTCAAATAGGACTTAGAAGCTAACAATGACAGCAACTATATCAtcatagaatttaattttataaatgtaaatttttataaaatgggttcatatttatatatacatatttaaatataaggtagatgtttttcttttaaataaatatattattgttttattggcttttattgttttattccATTATAAGGATGACTGTAAACTAGCCAATTCTCTATGGATATATAcgattttcttttctgtacaaaatacattttttatttttcttttaccactgaaACTTACCCATATATTTTTAAGGAAGAACCTCCCCCCAAGGGAGAATGACAGCATAATGGTTAAATCTTCAGATTTTGGAGTCATATAGACTGAGGTTCAAATGCCTACTGGGTATTGGCTAAATCTGGAGCTATGAGCCCCTTCCCTCTGCACATTTGTACAAGTGTTTCTGTAGAACAAACTCCTCAAAATAGAACTACTCACTCAAAGAGTGATCCTTTTAAATGTTCACTTTTATAGTGCCAAATCCACCCCcccaaattctttcatttttatatgtcCAGCTCTAGTTTATAGAAAGGATATTTTCCCCTTTTACTAGGTTAGCGCATTGAACAATTTAAACTACTACACATATAACATGAAATAAATCTGCCATCCTTGACAACTACATGTCTTTATTTTCATgacaatttcttctttattgttgATTACAGAAAATGGATGTAGAGTCTTTTAAATTGTCTGTAACTGACCCAATCCTACCTCTCCCACCAAGTCTGTTTTTCTCCCCGACTCTCATCTTTCAATTATGAGAATCAAACTTTCCAGTCACTCAcgctgaaaataataataacaatagggGGTGCAGCTCTACCTCTCCTCTGACCATTCCTACCCAGCCGTTGAGCAGGGCACAGGGGTTCTGTGTGTGGCTCCTCAGCCCCTCTTCCTTTCCACTGGCACTGCTTGGCTCGGGCTCTCACTCTCACTTTCTTCCTATTTGTTCTCAGtccacttccattttttttttttgtaccattGCCAattttgtccttctgtgtccCACTGCTCTTCCCAGACCTCCGGAAGAGGGACCTCTGTCCGCTTCACCTTTGACTCCTCACACTGAGCCCAGCCAGGCACAAACCACATGCTTAGTGATTGCTGCACAGAACAGACCATCACACTCCAGAAATTCAGCGGACCCCAATTGCTTATCAGATCAAGGCAGGCTAAAGGGCTAGACTTTAACAGGCTAGCTCCAACCTCTCCTTTCTACTGTTTTCATACTTTACTATGCCTTACACAGGAGCTCGGTGTTTTGCAAACCTGCCTCTTTCATTCTTGCCCCTGTGTCTTTGCGCACGTGTTTTCTTTTGCCTAAAAGATGCTTTGTCCTCATAGCCTCAAATCCAGTCGTTCGGTCCATGTCCACTGCAGATGCCCCTTTCTTTGTAAGCCCTTCTGTTTTTTCAGGAGTTAGATATTTCTTCAGTCCCTAGATGCAAAATATGTCTTATGGTACCACCATGCTGTATTATTTGTTTAATGTGTACAGGCCATCTGATCACCACAACACACTGTAAACTTTT encodes:
- the PON2 gene encoding serum paraoxonase/arylesterase 2, whose translation is MGRLLALSLLGIALALLGERLLALRNRLKASREVESVDLPNCHLIKGIEAGAEDIDILPNGLAFFSVGLKCPGLHSFAPDKPGGILMMDLNEENPRALELRVSRGFNLASFNPHGISTFIDSDDTVYLFVVNHPEFKNTVEIFKFEEEENSLLHLKTIKHELLPSVNDIIAVGPEHFYATNDHYFSDPFLKYLETYLNLHWTNVVYYSPNEVKVVAEGFDSANGINISPDKKYIYVADILAHEIHVLEKHPNMNLTQLKVLKLDTLVDNLSIDPSSGDVLVGCHPNGQKLFVYDPKNPPSSEVLRIQNILSEKPTVTTVYANNGSVLQGSSVASVYDKKLLIGTLYHRALYCEL